The following proteins come from a genomic window of Gossypium raimondii isolate GPD5lz chromosome 5, ASM2569854v1, whole genome shotgun sequence:
- the LOC105770147 gene encoding transcription factor bHLH145 yields the protein MGEGCGSWFPLAWQSHNMNPLAAPPPLGQQNANPLFINSGTKMVSTRGTLPVYGYHDLPHLRIGQVNEPQGWFHCSPRFQQVFAPSSNTFLKEQLPANPYENLTENIVPKAGSGCPQKRFLVFDQSGGQTTLIFSSAFGTPIKCSSLGPNLPFGCNLNKEDPMATVNPNLHPGPISKDVFDDNETDVQSEMHEDTEELNALLYSDDDSDYTEDEEVTSTGHSPSTMTAHCEQFEGGAEGVASSSGLTKKRKLLDGSNDDTPLLMDNTSSLNHCRCSEQEDDADSSFANGQNLRSDGMHLSSGNKRMRMDKIRETVSVLQSLIPGVEGKDAIVVLDEAIDYLKFLKRKAETLGLSSP from the coding sequence ATGGGAGAAGGCTGTGGATCCTGGTTTCCTTTGGCTTGGCAATCACACAACATGAATCCTTTGGCCGCTCCACCTCCTTTGGGGCAGCAAAATGCTAATCCTCTGTTCATAAACTCTGGCACTAAGATGGTCTCCACCAGGGGGACTTTGCCGGTTTATGGATATCATGATTTACCTCACTTGCGGATTGGCCAAGTTAATGAACCCCAGGGCTGGTTTCACTGTTCACCACGCTTTCAACAGGTCTTTGCACCTTCTTCAAACACTTTTTTGAAAGAACAACTCCCAGCTAACCCTTATGAGAATCTTACGGAAAACATTGTCCCAAAGGCAGGATCTGGGTGTCCTCAGAAGAGATTCCTTGTTTTTGACCAATCTGGTGGTCAAACTACCCTGATCTTTAGTTCTGCTTTTGGGACTCCTATCAAGTGCAGTTCTTTGGGTCCCAATTTGCCTTTTGGTTGTAACTTGAATAAGGAGGATCCCATGGCTACAGTGAACCCGAATCTTCACCCTGGACCAATATCTAAAGATGTATTTGATGACAATGAGACTGACGTGCAAAGTGAAATGCATGAGGACACTGAAGAACTCAATGCTCTGCTTTACTCCGATGATGATAGTGATTATACGGAGGATGAAGAAGTGACAAGCACGGGTCACTCTCCTAGCACAATGACAGCTCACTGTGAGCAATTTGAGGGAGGTGCTGAAGGGGTTGCTAGCTCGAGTGGTCTAACCAAAAAGCGAAAACTGCTCGATGGCAGTAATGATGATACGCCATTGCTTATGGACAATACTAGTTCGTTGAATCATTGCAGATGTTCCGAGCAAGAGGATGATGCAGATTCCAGTTTTGCCAATGGCCAAAATCTAAGATCCGATGGTATGCATTTATCTTCAGGCAACAAGAGAATGAGAATGGATAAAATTCGTGAGACTGTGAGTGTATTACAAAGCTTAATTCCTGGTGTAGAGGGCAAGGATGCAATCGTGGTTCTTGACGAAGCCATTGATTACTTAAAATTCCTGAAACGCAAAGCAGAAACCTTGGGACTTAGTAGTCCATGA